Proteins encoded within one genomic window of Gloeobacter kilaueensis JS1:
- a CDS encoding PDZ domain-containing protein produces MLRKAVLPLLASLLFVPAARAETDLSGWLTRLQVALQERGLLLEDAKQIRLEVSHGGRIERFSIEDPARPLDNQVLTADYLARLKPFEPLPEDLIAARAVVQLQLDRGKILQTSVRPQTTFLGLAFGDSVRDDKSTLRLRGWFNPQLRTTDLRFNDAITEIAAKPVSRYDDVFAVLQDHRPGETVSLGILRDKKPLTVPVTLSSSESRNFAANSLALPSEESALTPLEPTFRTLSEAYLGWGNVTAAERQGSQLAIALGPVSDRRRLAENASALLARLRPLGIGQLLIRTEGWDGFQRWQLTVGNSLPTQIVAIPAQQASKLPAGTLIPVELQVPEDRLLEDGEEPEVTGRLISAIDDERGVPIVRASSPVGGRLTLLARQNRRLELTSLANVPVSGSSSPLPAYEQLVTRQKATLDFSTQLRPFIRTGELLGVPLKADVTLPPVESVKPWLLDTSLPVASLPAQKPDPKLARTAYAAARAQIAAGDWKKAQTSLETSLASSPSEQARAALTWLYEQQGEQWLRLNDPPLALRYLEAAQRLGSRQPALGCAYAALVDQNDALLSDEQLQYLRRRVQQLDLRLQDCPSGIGAYWPPAAPTVAGNYFPSVVYDYYTASYAANLNLGGPSLFDSLLILNYTSPIVGRDQIKGRTVTAYGASGSGKRAVVVRLRDPVRLFVAGTADPKEAEAVWRAAGQWQQAGEGLLHILPAATPEEADLVVYLTNRPNLDTLGAVTASTLSLRPRDFNNFLQLPLVEINVSSLRAFQDADRPRLIEMVALKQLGYALGLRGASDDAQDAMYTEFNGTTALSERDKTTLKMVFERRPDISRPIWSDQSQGAPQATGLQPE; encoded by the coding sequence ATGTTGCGCAAAGCCGTTCTTCCATTACTCGCTTCGCTGCTTTTTGTGCCCGCTGCTCGGGCTGAGACGGATCTTTCCGGTTGGCTGACGCGCCTGCAGGTGGCTCTGCAGGAACGGGGGTTGCTGTTAGAAGATGCAAAGCAGATCCGACTTGAGGTGAGTCACGGTGGGCGGATCGAGCGCTTCAGTATCGAAGATCCGGCGCGGCCCCTCGACAATCAGGTGCTCACCGCCGATTACCTGGCCCGGCTCAAGCCCTTTGAACCGTTGCCGGAGGACCTGATCGCCGCTCGCGCCGTTGTGCAGCTGCAGCTCGATCGGGGCAAAATTCTCCAGACGAGTGTCAGGCCGCAGACAACATTTCTCGGGCTGGCTTTCGGAGACTCCGTGCGCGACGACAAGAGCACCCTGCGGCTACGGGGTTGGTTTAATCCCCAGTTGCGCACAACCGATCTGCGCTTCAACGACGCGATTACAGAGATCGCTGCCAAGCCTGTGAGTCGCTACGACGACGTCTTCGCCGTTCTACAGGACCATCGGCCCGGCGAGACGGTGTCTCTGGGCATCCTGCGCGACAAAAAGCCGCTGACGGTGCCGGTGACGCTCAGCAGCAGCGAAAGCCGCAATTTTGCAGCCAATTCCCTTGCCCTGCCGAGCGAGGAGAGTGCTCTCACACCGCTGGAGCCGACTTTTCGGACCCTCAGCGAAGCGTACCTGGGCTGGGGCAACGTGACCGCCGCCGAGCGCCAGGGGAGCCAGCTTGCAATTGCCCTGGGGCCGGTGAGTGACCGCCGCCGCCTCGCAGAAAACGCCTCCGCTCTGCTGGCCCGGCTGCGGCCTCTGGGTATCGGCCAGCTTCTCATCCGCACCGAGGGCTGGGACGGCTTTCAGCGCTGGCAACTCACGGTTGGTAACTCCCTGCCGACCCAGATCGTGGCCATTCCGGCCCAACAGGCGAGCAAATTGCCCGCCGGTACGCTGATCCCTGTAGAGTTGCAGGTTCCCGAAGATCGGCTGCTCGAAGATGGCGAGGAGCCGGAGGTGACTGGCCGCCTCATCTCTGCCATCGACGACGAGCGCGGTGTGCCGATCGTCCGCGCCAGTTCGCCAGTAGGGGGCAGGCTCACGCTCCTGGCTCGACAGAACCGCCGCCTTGAGCTGACCTCCCTCGCCAACGTACCGGTAAGCGGCAGTTCCAGCCCGCTGCCCGCCTACGAGCAACTGGTCACCAGGCAGAAGGCCACCCTCGATTTTTCCACCCAGCTGCGCCCGTTTATCCGCACTGGTGAGCTGTTGGGTGTGCCGCTCAAGGCGGATGTGACACTCCCGCCGGTCGAGAGCGTCAAACCCTGGCTGCTCGATACCAGTTTGCCCGTCGCCAGCCTGCCCGCGCAAAAGCCCGATCCCAAACTCGCCCGCACCGCCTACGCCGCCGCCCGCGCCCAGATCGCCGCCGGTGACTGGAAAAAAGCCCAGACGAGCCTGGAGACTTCTCTGGCCAGTAGCCCATCCGAGCAGGCCCGCGCTGCCCTCACCTGGCTCTACGAGCAGCAGGGCGAGCAGTGGCTGCGCCTGAACGATCCGCCCCTTGCGCTTCGTTATCTTGAGGCCGCCCAGAGATTAGGAAGCCGCCAACCGGCCCTGGGCTGCGCCTACGCCGCCCTGGTCGATCAAAACGACGCGCTCTTATCGGACGAACAGCTCCAGTACCTGCGCCGCCGGGTCCAGCAACTCGACCTGCGCCTGCAGGACTGCCCCAGCGGCATCGGCGCTTACTGGCCTCCAGCCGCTCCGACCGTAGCCGGTAACTATTTTCCGTCGGTCGTCTACGACTACTACACCGCCAGCTACGCTGCCAACCTCAATCTGGGCGGCCCTTCGTTGTTCGATTCGCTGCTCATCTTGAACTACACCTCGCCCATCGTCGGTCGCGATCAGATAAAAGGCCGCACTGTGACCGCCTACGGTGCGTCTGGTTCTGGCAAAAGAGCGGTCGTCGTCCGGCTACGGGATCCGGTGCGGCTCTTTGTCGCCGGTACCGCCGATCCCAAGGAGGCAGAAGCGGTCTGGCGGGCTGCCGGGCAGTGGCAGCAGGCGGGCGAGGGTCTGCTGCACATCCTGCCTGCGGCTACACCCGAGGAAGCGGATCTGGTGGTGTACCTCACCAATCGGCCCAACCTCGATACCCTCGGTGCCGTCACCGCCAGCACGCTCAGTTTGCGGCCCCGCGATTTCAACAACTTTCTCCAGCTTCCCCTGGTCGAGATCAACGTCAGCTCCCTGCGCGCTTTTCAAGACGCCGATCGCCCCCGCCTCATCGAGATGGTCGCCCTCAAACAGTTAGGCTACGCCCTGGGCCTGCGCGGGGCGAGCGACGACGCGCAAGATGCGATGTACACCGAGTTCAACGGCACGACTGCCCTCTCCGAGCGCGACAAGACTACTTTGAAAATGGTCTTTGAACGGCGGCCCGATATCTCCCGGCCCATATGGAGCGACCAGTCCCAGGGCGCACCGCAAGCGACAGGTCTGCAACCCGAGTAG
- a CDS encoding pentapeptide repeat-containing protein, whose amino-acid sequence MVSQISRFYLAGLLLIGCPALAADIADPAAHNHGPESFSPNKGQLKQLLKTRRCRSCDLQNADLAGADLKGADLRDANLRGANLTGANLEGARLQGASLITAHARQVNLDRADLTGAYLHAADLSEARLNQAQLEKADLFGTKLRRAEAGGARFGGANLESAVLNEAKLAGADLSAAKLRAVDLSGADLSAANLSGAFLLETRLAAANLKGANLQKAVLVVAELSGADLTGAKLQGADLHAAAADGTNFSNSDLTGADLSAADLSGATLTGAVLKQANLKRTNLQGLDLGGLALGGANLRGADLSGADLGKADLRGADLRGAFLDKAKLDGTNLKDSRR is encoded by the coding sequence ATGGTATCCCAGATTTCGCGCTTTTATTTGGCGGGCCTGCTCTTGATCGGTTGTCCTGCCCTGGCCGCTGACATCGCCGATCCGGCTGCCCACAACCACGGCCCGGAGAGCTTTTCGCCCAACAAGGGCCAGCTTAAACAGTTACTTAAGACCAGGCGCTGCCGCTCCTGCGACCTGCAGAATGCCGATCTGGCCGGGGCGGATCTAAAAGGAGCCGACCTGCGCGACGCTAACCTGCGCGGGGCAAATCTGACGGGGGCCAATCTCGAAGGCGCACGGCTGCAGGGGGCGAGCTTGATCACCGCCCACGCCCGCCAGGTGAACCTGGACAGGGCGGATCTGACGGGGGCGTACCTGCACGCAGCGGATCTGAGCGAGGCCAGATTGAACCAGGCGCAACTGGAAAAGGCAGATCTTTTTGGGACCAAGCTCAGGCGGGCCGAGGCAGGGGGTGCCCGCTTCGGAGGTGCCAACTTGGAATCGGCGGTCTTGAACGAGGCGAAGCTGGCGGGCGCGGACTTGAGCGCTGCCAAGCTGCGGGCGGTGGACCTGAGCGGCGCGGATCTAAGTGCTGCCAATCTGAGCGGCGCATTCTTGCTGGAGACCAGACTTGCTGCGGCCAACTTGAAGGGCGCGAATCTGCAGAAGGCGGTCCTGGTGGTCGCCGAGCTGAGCGGCGCGGATCTGACGGGTGCGAAGTTGCAGGGGGCAGACCTGCACGCAGCGGCGGCGGACGGCACCAACTTCAGCAACAGCGATCTTACGGGCGCGGATCTGAGTGCAGCGGACCTGAGCGGTGCCACCCTCACCGGGGCAGTCCTCAAGCAGGCCAATCTGAAGCGGACCAACCTCCAGGGACTCGACCTGGGCGGCCTCGCACTGGGTGGAGCCAATCTCAGGGGCGCGGACCTGAGCGGCGCGGACCTGGGCAAGGCCGACTTGCGGGGCGCGGATCTGCGCGGCGCTTTTCTTGATAAAGCAAAGCTGGACGGGACAAATCTCAAGGACAGCCGTCGCTAG
- a CDS encoding esterase-like activity of phytase family protein, producing MVKLLTTGCLAGAASLAPAQATELVGRAVLPSASFSFGPTSGQFITSSNGVTVPFLFRQPVQGVSAVLPGPKRGTYYAMSDNGYGAKGNSADFLLRYDAVRPDFKTVSGGSGKVFAADAVTGKVKASFDLSALVQLSDSNNQAGFSTVATQTNYPNTLNPPLTIPVDPGIKNNRLLTGADFDIESFRKVSDGSYWFGDEFGPFLLHISAGGQLLEAPVPLPNFLALDSNPFVQSPDNPFLGTATANLPSSKGFEGLALNASGTKLYALLEGPLTSDPNRSRLLINEFDLATKSYTGKVFFYQMENTTESGQSIGDLTAINDHEFLVIERDSNQGDPNNPAFTSPAKFKRIYKIDIAKLDSQGFVQKEQVVDLLNIPDPNNLGGNGTTNGVFTFPFVTIESVLPVDRQTLLVINDNNYPFSVGRTPGVPDDNEFILVRLDKPLKLVSTLH from the coding sequence ATGGTCAAATTGCTGACGACGGGTTGCCTGGCAGGTGCGGCTTCTTTGGCTCCAGCCCAGGCGACGGAACTGGTGGGACGGGCAGTTCTGCCTTCGGCCAGCTTCAGCTTTGGTCCGACCTCCGGCCAGTTCATCACCAGTTCCAACGGTGTGACGGTGCCGTTTTTATTTCGCCAGCCGGTACAGGGCGTCTCGGCGGTGCTGCCTGGCCCGAAGCGCGGCACGTACTACGCAATGTCCGACAACGGCTACGGTGCGAAGGGCAATTCGGCGGACTTTTTGCTGCGCTACGACGCGGTGCGGCCCGATTTCAAGACCGTCAGCGGTGGAAGCGGTAAGGTGTTTGCCGCCGATGCGGTGACTGGCAAGGTGAAGGCGAGCTTCGATCTTTCTGCCCTCGTGCAGCTGAGTGACAGCAACAACCAGGCGGGCTTCTCGACGGTGGCGACCCAGACGAACTATCCGAATACCCTCAACCCGCCGCTCACTATTCCAGTCGATCCGGGCATCAAGAACAACCGCCTGCTCACCGGAGCCGACTTCGACATTGAGTCGTTCCGCAAGGTGAGCGACGGCAGCTACTGGTTCGGCGACGAATTTGGTCCCTTTTTGCTCCACATCTCAGCCGGTGGCCAGCTCCTCGAAGCGCCGGTGCCGCTGCCGAATTTCCTGGCCCTCGACAGCAACCCCTTTGTCCAGTCGCCGGACAACCCGTTTTTAGGAACGGCCACCGCCAATCTTCCCAGTTCCAAAGGCTTCGAGGGACTGGCCCTCAACGCGAGCGGCACCAAACTCTACGCCCTGCTCGAAGGGCCGCTCACCAGCGACCCTAACCGCAGCCGCCTGCTCATCAACGAGTTCGACCTCGCGACCAAGAGCTACACCGGCAAAGTCTTCTTCTACCAGATGGAGAACACGACCGAATCGGGCCAGTCGATCGGCGATCTGACGGCCATCAACGACCACGAGTTTCTGGTGATCGAGCGCGACAGCAACCAGGGCGATCCGAACAACCCGGCCTTTACCAGCCCGGCCAAATTCAAGCGCATCTATAAGATCGACATCGCCAAGCTCGACAGCCAGGGCTTCGTCCAGAAAGAACAGGTGGTCGATCTGCTCAACATTCCCGACCCCAACAACCTGGGTGGCAATGGCACGACCAACGGCGTATTTACCTTCCCGTTCGTCACGATCGAATCTGTGCTGCCCGTGGACCGTCAGACGCTGCTGGTGATCAACGACAACAACTATCCGTTTAGCGTCGGGCGGACGCCGGGGGTGCCGGACGACAACGAGTTCATCCTGGTCCGTCTCGACAAACCGCTCAAGTTAGTATCCACGCTGCATTAA
- a CDS encoding VOC family protein, translated as MFDHISISIQDLDKSIAFYDAVFAPLGYQFAFRHPRGAAYGPNGRPLFWLDHRPTGQPAGGGHFAFAAPSRTAVDSFYQAALGQGGKDNGPPGLRSHYHPNYYAAFVLDPDGHRLEAVYHSPA; from the coding sequence ATGTTCGATCACATTTCGATCAGCATCCAGGATCTCGACAAGAGCATTGCCTTTTATGATGCGGTCTTTGCACCGCTCGGCTATCAGTTTGCCTTTCGTCACCCGAGGGGAGCGGCCTACGGTCCTAACGGCAGGCCGCTCTTCTGGCTCGATCACAGGCCGACGGGCCAGCCAGCTGGGGGCGGTCACTTCGCCTTTGCCGCTCCAAGCCGGACCGCCGTCGATAGCTTCTATCAAGCTGCCCTGGGCCAGGGCGGCAAGGACAACGGCCCGCCGGGCCTGCGCAGCCACTACCATCCCAACTACTACGCCGCCTTCGTCCTCGATCCGGACGGCCACCGCCTGGAAGCGGTCTACCACTCGCCTGCCTGA
- a CDS encoding thioredoxin domain-containing protein → MSTAGTPNRLLQEKSLYLRKHAYNPIDWLPWGPEALAKAEREDRPLFVSIGYSSCHWCTVMENEAFSDPEIARYMNAHFVAIKVDREERPDLDAIYMQALQLMNQQGGWPLNIFLSPGDLVPFYGGTYFPLQDRYGRPGFLRVLEAIANYYRSDRKRLSEHKERVLEALQASNRLVPQAELPGGLLREAAPQIGSILKRDGMGPSFPMVPYAGFALRLGRFGEVALAEYACERGEDLATGGIFDHVGGGFHRYTVDGTWTVPHFEKMLYDNAQIVEFLSDLWASGLKTPAFKRAVFKSYAWLVREMTDERGYFYAAQDADSEGEEGKFYIWRFAELEQILDTEQLAALEAAFFIRSEGNFEGQIVLQRRDEGELNPDTEQALDKLFAVRQKRIPPATDTKLIVAWNALMISGLVRAASVFQQSAFGETAIRAARFILDRQRVDGQFYRIGYDGEPAVPARAEDYAFFIKALLDLFEHTQAGEWLEAALDLQRQMDEKLWDLELGGYFSAPVSPDLLIREKEYQDSATPSANGVAAVNLVRLFLLTDELAYFDRAGGLLRQFAQILAQSPRACPSLLAGYDWYQHPVLVQSGSEQISRLLCGYWPTAVLKAAPVQPPALALVCEGLRCLEPIETEAQLETQLRTSLIREVS, encoded by the coding sequence ATGAGCACCGCCGGCACACCCAATCGCCTGCTGCAGGAAAAGTCTCTCTACCTGCGCAAGCACGCCTACAACCCGATCGACTGGCTACCGTGGGGGCCGGAGGCTCTGGCAAAGGCCGAGCGCGAGGACAGGCCCCTGTTTGTGTCGATCGGCTATTCGAGCTGTCACTGGTGTACGGTGATGGAAAACGAGGCGTTCTCCGATCCGGAGATTGCCCGCTACATGAATGCCCACTTTGTCGCCATCAAAGTAGATCGCGAGGAGCGGCCCGACCTCGACGCCATCTACATGCAGGCGCTGCAACTGATGAACCAGCAGGGGGGCTGGCCGCTCAACATCTTCCTCAGTCCGGGCGATCTGGTCCCTTTTTACGGCGGGACGTACTTTCCACTGCAGGATCGCTACGGTCGGCCCGGCTTTTTGCGCGTCCTTGAGGCGATCGCAAACTACTACCGCAGCGATCGCAAGCGGCTATCCGAGCACAAGGAGCGCGTCCTCGAAGCCCTGCAGGCCAGTAACCGCCTGGTGCCGCAGGCGGAGTTGCCCGGCGGGCTGCTGCGGGAGGCCGCACCCCAGATTGGCAGCATCTTGAAGCGCGACGGCATGGGCCCCAGTTTTCCGATGGTGCCCTATGCCGGTTTTGCCCTGCGGCTCGGACGCTTTGGTGAGGTGGCGCTCGCCGAATATGCCTGCGAGCGGGGCGAAGATCTGGCCACTGGCGGCATCTTCGATCATGTCGGCGGCGGCTTTCACCGCTACACGGTCGATGGCACCTGGACGGTGCCGCACTTTGAGAAGATGCTCTACGACAACGCTCAGATCGTCGAATTTTTAAGCGATCTCTGGGCAAGCGGGCTCAAGACGCCTGCCTTCAAGCGAGCCGTTTTCAAGAGCTACGCATGGCTGGTGCGGGAGATGACCGACGAGCGGGGTTATTTCTATGCGGCCCAGGACGCCGACTCCGAGGGGGAGGAGGGCAAGTTCTACATCTGGCGGTTTGCCGAATTGGAGCAGATCCTCGACACTGAGCAACTCGCTGCCCTTGAAGCCGCCTTTTTTATCCGGAGCGAGGGCAACTTTGAAGGCCAGATCGTCCTGCAGCGCCGCGACGAGGGTGAACTGAACCCGGATACTGAGCAGGCTCTGGACAAACTTTTTGCCGTGCGCCAAAAGCGCATTCCTCCCGCCACCGACACCAAGCTCATCGTCGCCTGGAACGCCCTGATGATTTCGGGCCTCGTCCGGGCTGCCAGCGTTTTCCAGCAATCTGCATTTGGCGAGACAGCCATCCGCGCCGCCCGCTTCATCCTCGATCGCCAGCGGGTAGATGGCCAGTTCTACCGGATCGGCTACGACGGTGAACCAGCGGTGCCTGCCAGAGCCGAAGACTACGCCTTTTTTATCAAGGCGCTCCTCGATCTGTTCGAGCACACCCAGGCAGGCGAATGGCTGGAGGCGGCGCTTGACCTCCAGCGGCAGATGGACGAAAAGCTCTGGGATCTGGAACTGGGAGGCTACTTCAGCGCACCGGTGAGCCCAGACCTGCTCATTCGCGAAAAAGAATACCAGGACAGCGCCACCCCGTCCGCCAACGGTGTCGCTGCCGTCAATCTGGTGCGCTTGTTTCTACTGACCGACGAGCTTGCGTACTTCGATCGCGCCGGTGGGCTTCTGCGCCAGTTCGCCCAGATTCTTGCCCAGTCACCGCGCGCCTGTCCGTCGCTATTGGCCGGCTACGACTGGTACCAGCATCCCGTACTCGTCCAGAGCGGATCAGAGCAAATTTCTAGACTGCTGTGCGGCTACTGGCCCACCGCTGTCCTCAAGGCTGCCCCTGTCCAGCCGCCCGCCCTCGCCCTCGTCTGCGAAGGTCTGCGCTGCCTTGAACCGATCGAAACTGAAGCGCAACTTGAGACCCAACTGCGCACAAGCCTGATCCGCGAGGTCAGTTAG
- the fabD gene encoding ACP S-malonyltransferase, whose translation MATAWIFPGQGSQVVGMAEALANNPETATLFEQASEILGWSVEQVCSGPRERLDRTLYTQPALFTVCVALTRQLRLSGTEAEPLLVAGHSLGEYSALWAAGVFDFETGLKLVAERARLMDAQSAGAMSAIIGLEREKLQLLCSEKKSVVIANDNNPVQMVISGNPLEVAEVSAAVRALRARVIPLAVSGAFHSPLMAPAAAEFAAVLDKVVLQPPTIPILPNVDPNGALTDAAAVRRSLKLQIDHPVRWRETILQMAERGIEELVEIGPGTVLTGLARRTAPTLRVRNIEPAVALPV comes from the coding sequence ATGGCGACAGCCTGGATCTTTCCAGGACAGGGCTCGCAGGTCGTCGGCATGGCCGAGGCACTGGCGAACAACCCAGAGACCGCAACATTGTTTGAGCAAGCTTCTGAGATTTTGGGCTGGTCAGTGGAGCAGGTGTGCTCCGGTCCCAGAGAACGTCTGGACCGCACCCTCTACACGCAACCGGCCCTTTTTACTGTCTGCGTCGCCCTGACCCGGCAGTTACGATTGTCGGGCACAGAAGCTGAACCACTGCTGGTCGCCGGTCACTCCCTGGGCGAGTACTCAGCGCTCTGGGCGGCGGGGGTCTTTGATTTTGAGACGGGTCTGAAGCTGGTGGCGGAGCGGGCGCGGTTGATGGACGCCCAGAGTGCCGGAGCGATGAGCGCGATCATCGGTCTTGAGCGCGAAAAACTGCAGCTATTGTGCAGCGAGAAAAAGAGCGTGGTGATCGCCAACGACAACAATCCTGTGCAGATGGTGATTTCAGGCAATCCTCTTGAAGTCGCCGAGGTGAGCGCGGCGGTGCGTGCCCTGCGGGCGCGGGTGATCCCCTTAGCGGTGAGTGGTGCCTTTCACTCGCCCCTGATGGCTCCGGCAGCGGCTGAGTTTGCGGCGGTGCTCGACAAGGTGGTGTTGCAGCCGCCGACGATCCCGATTCTGCCCAACGTCGATCCGAATGGGGCGCTTACCGACGCTGCCGCCGTCCGGCGCAGTCTGAAATTGCAGATCGACCATCCGGTGCGGTGGCGGGAGACGATCTTGCAGATGGCGGAGCGGGGAATCGAGGAGTTGGTCGAAATCGGGCCGGGGACGGTGCTCACTGGATTGGCCCGGCGGACGGCACCTACTCTGCGGGTGCGCAACATCGAACCGGCGGTGGCACTGCCGGTGTAG
- a CDS encoding choice-of-anchor tandem repeat GloVer-containing protein, translating into MVGDDGNYYGTTTSGGAYNLGTVYRLTPEGKLTTLHSFSGSKDGFNPKGRLLKASDGNFYGTTMSGGIAGQGTLFRITPQGQLKILYTFTSQSDGGLPNGGLIQARDGYIYGTTSFGGANFGGTIFRLLPGESLTTIYAFGFNDGTNPASGLTETRDGKLYGTTASSGPSGGGSVFRLDGPGSLVPLYFFNSFSSGGGSSPQAALIEGSDGNLYGTTFSGGVAGFTGTAFRITPDGNLTMLHSFSGFEGSSPQAELFEADDGNFYGTTSGGGLLNGGTIFQLKPTGELTTLNSFDYFNNPQSGSSPAGGLIGSAQQLMGTTQSGGTYSRGTIFRFNVPTLSPCSPGALNVGQTQGNLRPTDCRSPIEGPQYFADRYTFTGTAGQQLNAVLSSSSNIDRLYLIDPNGQIVQGGANQIPSFGGSYFLLPISGTYTFEVSTSQANVRGSYLLTLTTAAGCTVTPLTIPQTVNGSLSTIDCQSSLISGSYEDRYTFEGTAGQQIEIDLSSTAFDSYLGLLSPSGSLIVTDDDGGGNLNSRIVYTLTESGTYTIEATALSFGATGPYTLSITQP; encoded by the coding sequence GTGGTCGGCGACGACGGCAACTATTACGGAACGACCACCTCCGGCGGCGCTTACAACCTGGGAACGGTCTACCGGCTCACCCCCGAGGGCAAACTGACCACGCTGCACTCTTTCTCGGGCAGCAAAGACGGTTTCAATCCTAAAGGTCGCCTGCTCAAAGCTTCCGATGGCAACTTTTATGGCACAACTATGAGCGGCGGGATTGCGGGCCAGGGAACGCTCTTCCGCATCACTCCTCAAGGACAGCTCAAAATTCTCTACACCTTCACAAGTCAGTCCGATGGTGGTCTGCCCAACGGTGGCCTCATCCAGGCTCGTGATGGTTACATCTACGGGACGACCTCTTTTGGGGGGGCGAACTTTGGTGGGACTATTTTTCGGCTTCTGCCTGGTGAAAGTCTAACAACTATCTACGCTTTTGGATTTAACGACGGCACCAATCCAGCCTCTGGACTGACCGAAACTCGCGATGGCAAGCTTTACGGTACTACCGCTTCTAGTGGACCATCGGGAGGTGGAAGTGTTTTTCGTCTCGATGGTCCAGGCAGCCTGGTGCCTCTTTATTTTTTCAACTCTTTCTCATCTGGTGGTGGCAGCAGTCCACAGGCTGCGCTGATCGAAGGTAGCGACGGGAATCTTTACGGTACAACGTTCAGTGGGGGCGTTGCAGGTTTTACTGGAACTGCTTTCCGCATCACCCCAGACGGCAATCTGACCATGCTACATAGCTTTAGCGGCTTCGAGGGCAGCTCGCCTCAAGCGGAGCTGTTCGAGGCTGATGACGGCAATTTCTATGGCACAACTTCCGGTGGCGGACTCTTGAACGGGGGAACTATTTTTCAACTAAAACCGACCGGGGAGCTGACGACACTGAACTCCTTCGATTATTTCAACAACCCCCAGAGCGGCTCTTCTCCAGCTGGAGGCTTGATTGGAAGTGCTCAGCAGTTAATGGGTACGACGCAGTCCGGTGGGACTTATAGCCGTGGCACGATTTTCCGTTTCAATGTACCGACATTGTCCCCCTGCTCTCCTGGAGCACTTAATGTTGGGCAGACCCAGGGCAATTTGCGTCCAACGGATTGCCGTTCTCCAATTGAGGGTCCACAGTATTTTGCGGATCGCTATACGTTCACAGGAACTGCTGGACAGCAACTGAACGCCGTTCTCTCCTCCTCATCAAACATCGATCGTCTATATCTCATCGATCCAAATGGCCAGATCGTGCAGGGCGGAGCCAATCAGATTCCCAGTTTTGGAGGCAGCTACTTCCTGCTGCCCATCTCCGGTACTTACACCTTCGAGGTCTCGACGAGCCAGGCGAATGTGCGTGGCAGCTACCTGCTCACCCTTACTACCGCTGCAGGCTGTACCGTGACACCACTTACAATTCCCCAGACGGTAAATGGCAGCCTCTCGACCATTGACTGCCAGTCATCGCTGATCTCTGGTTCCTACGAGGATCGCTATACCTTCGAAGGTACAGCCGGACAACAGATCGAGATCGATTTGAGCAGTACCGCTTTCGACTCGTATCTGGGCCTATTGAGCCCCAGTGGTAGCCTGATCGTCACGGACGACGATGGTGGAGGCAATCTCAATTCAAGGATCGTCTACACCCTCACCGAGAGCGGCACCTACACGATCGAGGCTACAGCGTTGAGCTTTGGTGCCACTGGACCGTATACCCTCAGCATCACACAACCCTGA
- a CDS encoding riboflavin synthase, giving the protein MFTGIIEEVGIIAAVGGDGLSVYAEKILQGVAIGDSIAVDGICLTVTHYERDRFSVGLSPETIERTTLLRRSPGDPVNLESALRAGGKLGGHFVSGHIDGVGSCLASSQSGTAWEIDFEAPPAVSRYIVEKGSIAINGISLTVAACNPAGDWFRVAVIPHSFSETTLGFLQPGDPVNLEADIIGKYVEKLLGGHSGQDHRQPEVSLAFLSEHGFL; this is encoded by the coding sequence ATGTTTACGGGGATCATCGAGGAAGTCGGCATCATCGCCGCAGTGGGTGGCGACGGTCTGAGCGTCTACGCCGAAAAGATCCTGCAGGGTGTGGCGATTGGCGACAGCATCGCCGTCGATGGCATCTGCCTCACAGTTACGCACTACGAGCGCGACCGCTTCAGCGTCGGCCTCTCCCCCGAGACGATCGAGCGCACGACCTTGCTGCGGCGCTCGCCCGGCGACCCGGTCAACCTCGAAAGTGCCCTGCGGGCCGGGGGCAAGCTGGGGGGCCATTTCGTGAGCGGCCACATCGACGGCGTCGGAAGCTGCCTGGCCAGCTCCCAGAGCGGCACCGCCTGGGAGATTGACTTTGAAGCTCCTCCGGCGGTGAGCCGCTACATCGTCGAAAAAGGCAGCATCGCCATCAACGGCATCAGCCTCACCGTCGCCGCCTGCAACCCGGCAGGCGACTGGTTTCGGGTGGCGGTCATCCCCCACAGCTTTAGCGAGACCACCCTCGGATTTTTACAGCCCGGCGATCCGGTCAACCTCGAAGCCGACATCATCGGCAAGTACGTCGAGAAGCTCCTGGGCGGCCATAGCGGCCAGGACCACCGCCAGCCCGAGGTCTCCCTCGCGTTTTTGAGCGAGCACGGTTTTTTGTAG